One Paenibacillus sp. SYP-B4298 genomic window, GTACAGAAGCATGCCCGCGCCACGGCAGCGGTCGTCCAGTGCCTGCCAGAGATAGACGGGGAGGGCTTCGTCTGCACGATTACGGATGATGGGATCGGCTCAAGTGAACAGGACTGGAGCAAGAAGGGCTGCTACGGCGTCAAGTCGATGCGAAGCCGGGCGCAGGCGATGGGTTGGAGCCTAGTGATCGACCTAGCGGAGCAGAAGGCTGACGGCTCGGAGGCTGCATCTGCTCCCCGCTCCGGCACGCGGGTAACGATTCGGAGTCAAGGAGGCTACGACAAGCATGGAGGATAATGGACGGTTTCGCGTCCTGTTGGTGGACGATCATCCGCATGGAAGAGAGGGGATGCGGACAGTCATGGAGATTGACCCGGTCTTTCAGGTTGTGGCGGAGGCCACAAGCGGCGAGCAGGCGGTGCAATTGGCAGAGGAGCTGATGCCTGACCTGATCCTGATGGACATTAACATGCCGGGCATCGGCGGCCTGGAGGCGACGCAGCGGATCAAGACGCGCTTGCCTGCGATCAAGATCGTCATGGTGACGGTATCTGATGACATCACCGATCTGTTTGAAGCGATTAAGCGCGGAGCACAGGGTTATCTGGTCAAGAACCTGAATCCGTCCTCCTGGCATGAATACTTGCGGGCGATAGCGGTGGATGAGGCGCCGATGTCCAAGGAGCTGGCCTTCCGTATTCTGCAGGAGTTTACGTCCCGCGCAGACGGGACGTCGCCGACCAGGCCGCGAGATGAGCCAGGCAAGGCTGCGGCGCCTCCGCCCCGCCAGCCTGCTGCTTCTCCCCTGACACCGCGAGAAACTGAAATTCTGGAGCGAGTCGCCAAGGGAGAATCGAACCGAGAGATCGCGGCGCTGTTCCATTTGTCCGAGCATACGGTCAAAAATCATCTCAAAAATATATTGCAAAAGCTACATCTGGACAATCGGGTGCAGTTGGCGCGCTATGCGTTGGAGCAAGGATTGGCTGGAGAGCGCCAGTCTGGCTATTAAGTCACAATTTGTTCACACAATCCTAGCCCTTTTGAGCCATGCGGGACGGAGTGGGGAGTTTTATACTGATACAAGTAAAACTAACAGATAGGATGTGTAGAGGTTGAAAAAGTGGTTGAGTACGGCGATGGCTCTGATGGTCATGCTTATGTTCGCTTCTGTAGCAAGCGCGCATGTGACGGTGAAGCCAGTGGAGGTAAGTCAAGGTTCCTATGAAGTATTTACGGTGCGTGTTCCTAGCGAAAATAAAGGCACGACCACCCAGAGCATCGAGATTCGTGTACCGGAAGGTGTCGATATATTGCGCGTAGAGCCCAAGCCGGGCTGGACGTACACACTGAGCAAGGAAGGCGAGCGCATCACGAGCGTAGCCTGGAGTGCTGAGGGCGAGGGCTTGAAGGAGACCGAGTTCACAGAGTTCCGCTTCCAGGGCAAGGTGGGCGCTGATGCGACCGAGTTGAACTGGAAAGCATACCAAACCTATGCCGACGGCAGCAAGGCCGACTGGGTCGAAGCTGCGGACGGACAGTATCCGGCTTCAGTGACCGCTGTAACGCCGGGTACAGGCGACGGCCATGGACATGGAGGACATGGCGCGGATAGCTCCGCCGCTCAGCCGGCTGCCTCAACGGATGCTGGTCAGCCTGCGGCCGATTCCAGTGCTGCGAGCGGTCATGCCGGCGAGTCTGCCGCTGCCAGCCCTGCCGAGGCTGGAGCGGCATCGAACGGACTGGATCGCGGCCTCGCGATCGCGGCACTTGCACTGGGCGTTATCGCCGTAATCATCGCGCTTGTACGCAAGCCAGCAGCCAAATAGAAGCTTATCTATCACCACAGATGCCCCGCCATGGGTCTATTGCCCAGGGCGGGGCATCTGTGCGTCTATAGAGACTAAGCGATACTTGAGGCCGGGAGGCGTGGAGCGGCTGATGTCGGTGAAGTCAACCGGCTCCGCCAGCTATGACCTGTCGGCCAGCCGTCAGCTCCTCCAGCTCTCTCTCGGAGCAGTAGACGAAGTGGCCGGGCGTGACCTCATGCATCGATGGCTGCTCTAGCGCGGTATAACGGTGCGTGGTCGGATCGTACACCTCGCGGCGGCGAGTACGCTCGGACTCGGGGTCGGGCAGTGGAATCGCGGACAGCAGCGACCGTGTATACGGATGCAGCGGATTGCGATACAGCTCATCGGCAGGGGCTAGCTCGACCAGCTTGCCGAAGTACATGACACCGATTCGGTCGCTAATATATTTGACCATCGAGAGATCATGGGCGATGAACAGATAGGTCAGATCATTGTCGCGCTGCAGCTTCTTCATCAGATTGACGATCTGTGCTTGAATCGACACATCGAGCGCTGAGATCGGCTCGTCGGCAATGATGAATTCAGGCCCGACAGCGAGCGCGCGCGCGATGCCGATCCGCTGGCGCTGGCCGCCGGAGGCCTCATGCGGGTAGCGGCGGGCGAAGTCGCGATGCAATCCGACCTGATCCAGCAGCTCGATGACCTTGTCCATGCGCTCCCCGCGCGAGGAGGCCAGCTCATGAATATCGAGGCCCTCAGCGATAATATCCGCAACAGTCATGCGGGGATTCAGCGACGCATACGGGTCCTGGAAGATCATCTGCATGCGGCGGTTCAACTGCTTGAGCTCGCGCCGGCTTTTGCGGGCATGCACATCCACCCCATCGAACCATACCTGTCCGCCGGTCGCCTCATAGAGCCGGATGATGGTGCGCCCGGTCGTTGATTTGCCGCAGCCGGATTCCCCGACAAGTCCGAGTGTCTCCCCGCGGTAGATCGTGAAGCTGATGCCGTCTACCGCCTTGATCACTTGCTGCTTATCCAGCCGAAAGTGCTGCTTGAGATCCATGACCTCAACTAGCTTCTCCTTCACCTGTCCATGCCCCCCTTCACCGAAACCGGCTTGGCGTAGGCGTTCTCTAGCTGGCGCCTCCGCTGCATGACCACCGCTGGCGGCTCCACCTTGGGCGCATCAGGATGGAGCAGCCATGTCTTGGCATAGTGCGTATCGGATATTCGAAACATCGGCGGCTCCTCTTCAAAATCAATCTTCAGCGCGTACCGATTGCGCGGTGCGAAGGCGTCACCCGCTGGCGGGTGAGCCAGATCGGGTGGCGTGCCGGGAATGTCCAGCAGCTCGCTCTCATCATCCTGATCGAGATGGGGCATGGAGGCGAGCAGCCCCCAGGTGTATGGGTGACGGGGGTCGTAGAAGATCTCATCCACTGTGCCGATCTCGACGATCTGCCCGGCGTACATGACCGCTACCCGATCCGCCATATTGGCAACCACGCCCAGATCATGGGTAATCAGGATGATCGACATGCCGAAGCGGCTCTGCAGATCCTTCATCAGCTCCAGTATTTGCGCCTGAATCGTCACATCGAGCGCCGTCGTCGGCTCATCGGCGATCAACAGACGCGGCTTGGCGGCGAGCGCCATCGCAATCATCGCCCGCTGGCGCATGCCGCCCGAGAATTCATGGGCATACTGATTAATCCGTTTCTCGGGGAAAGGGATGCCGACCAGCTTCAGCAGCTCCAGCACATGTGAGCGCGCAGCACTGGGAGACAGCTTCTGATGTCGGATCAGCGTCTCCGCAATCTGCTTGCCGATCCTCATCGTCGGGTTAAGCGAGGTCATCGGGTCCTGGAAGATCATGCCGATGTCGCTGCCGCGGACACTCTCCATCTGCTTATCGGTCATAGCTGTCAGCTCGGTGGGGCCGAGTGTGATGCGCCCCCCGCTGATGCGGCCGGGCGGAGAGGGGATGAGCTTCATGATCGCCTGTGCGCAGACGCTCTTGCCGGAGCCGGATTCTCCTACCACAGCGAGGGTCTCTCCCTCATATACCTCGAAGGAAATGCCGCGTACAGCCTGTACTTCTCCGGCATAGGTACGGAACGTTACACTCAGGTCGGATACTTCTAGCAGTTTGCTTCTCATCATTACTCGACTCCTTATTTGCGCAATTTCGGGTCCAGCGCATCGCGCAGACCATCACCGATAACATTGAAGGCGAAGATCGTCACACAGATGAAAAATGCCGGGAAGAACAGCCGCCACGGGTAGAAGCGCAGAGCCGGCAAGCCATCGGAGGCCATCGTGCCCCAACTGGCAAGCGGGGGCGTCAGTCCCAGCCCGAGATAGCTCAGGAAGGCTTCCACGAAGATCGCAGTCGGCACGGTGAGCGTCATCGTGACCAGAATCGGTCCGATCGTGTTCGGGATGAGATGCTTGCGCATAATATGCGGCATGCTGGCTCCCAGCGTCCGCGCTGCAAGGACATATTCGCGGTTCTTGAGCGACAGCACCTGACCGCGCACGATACGCGCCATATTGATCCAGCCGGTGATGGTCATGGCGAGGATCATCGTTCCCAGACCCTGACCGAGCACAACCATCAGCAGGATGACCATCAGCAGATAGGGAATGCCGTAGATGACGTCCGCGAACCGCATCATAATCTCATCGGTGCGTCCGCCTCGATAGGCGGCGATACCGCCCCACATGACACCGATCGCCAGATCGATCAGCGCGGCGGAGACGCCGATCAGCAGCGAGATGCGCGCGCCCTCCCAGGTGCGGGTGAATACATCGCGCCCCAGATCATCAGTGCCGAACCAGTGCTCAGCGGAAGGGGCGAGATTCTTGCTTGCCAGATTGTTCGTCCGATAATCATGATCGGTCATATGCGGGCCGAAGATGGCCATGATCACCATCAGCAGCAGCAGCACGGTTCCTGTGACAGCCAGTGCATTGCCGCAGAAGCGCCGCAGCACCTCCTTCCAGTAGGGCATGCTAGCGCGGGATACATTGTCCGCCTGTGCAGACTGTACACCGACAAGCTGGAGCCTGTCCTTCATCGTTGGTTGCATCAGCCAGCGCCTCCCTTCCGAGCAGTCAGCTTGATCCGCGGATCAATCAGCATGTAAGCGATGTCAACGAGCAAGATGCACAGCAGCAGCAAGATGCTGTAGAAGACGGTGACGCCCATGATGACGGTATAGTCGCGGTTGCTGATGCTCGTCACGAAGCTGGAGCCGAGTCCGGGAATGCCGAATATCTTCTCAATGACGAAGCTTCCTGTAATAATCGAGGCGCTCAGCGGACCCATATAGGAGACAACAGGGAGAATCGCGTTGCGAATCGTATGGCGCATAGTGATCGTCCAGTTGCTCAGTCCTTTGGCCTTGGCGGTCTTGATATAGTCATTGCCCAGCACCTCCAGCATGCTGGAGCGCGTGAGGCGGGCGATGAAGGCGGTCGGCGTCGAAGCGAGCGCGAGCGCAGGCAAGATCGTATACACGAACGACTCCCAACGGGCGACAGGGAATAGGCCAAGCTGAATAGCGAAGACGTACTGCAGGAAGGTCGCCATAATGAAAGAAGGTACAGAGATGCCGGCGACTGCCAGCACCATCGCTCCGTAATCCTGCCAGCGATTATGCTTCAGCGCAGCGATGACACCGAGCGTCACGCCGACAGCCAGGCTGATGAAGATCGCCTCCATGCCGAGCACAAGCGACACCCCGAAGCCATCGGCAATCAGGTCATTGACGGTCTGGCTTTTGTACTTGAAGGATGGACCGAAATCCCACTTCGCAATATTCAGCAGGTAATCCCCGTACTGCGCGTACCAGGGCTTGTCCAGCCCGTAATGCGCCATCAGATTTTGCTCGATCTGAGCTGGCAGCTTCTTCTCTGAGGTGAATGGATTGCCGGGCGCAATGCGCATCAGGAAGAAGGTCGCTGTCACAATAAGCCATAGCGACAGTAAAATATAGCCCACACGCTTGGCGAGATAGTATAGCATCACAAAGGGGGCACCTCCTGTTGGTTGAATGGAGTGAACAGCCGGATAGATCGATCCGGTGTGTTAAGTCGTGCGAGCTTATCGCAGGCGGCTGCAGCGGCGCCTTAGGAGCCGATCCGCCGCAGCCTGTGGCGGATCGGCGTGCCAGTTGGTTGATGCGCCCAAGGTCAGCCCTTGGGTTGTGATGGCCTTCAGGCAGCGGGAGTAGCCTGGTCGAGGCGCTAATTAACCCGCTTACTTATCAATATAGGCCCATTTGAAATGAATGTTGGACAGGCCGTCGATGAATACGTCTTGGACATAATCCTTTTGCAGCCAGGTATTGGAATAGAAATAGATCGGGATAATCGGCATCTCATCCATCAGAATCTCCTCTGCGCTCTTGAGAAGCTGGCGCCGCTTCGCGGCATCCGACTCCATCGCCGATTGCTGCAGCAGCTTCTTGTATTCCGCGTTCTCCCAGCCGGTATTGTTGTTGCCGCCGTCATGGTCGCGCAGCGTCTCCAGGAAATTGACCGCATCATTGAAGTCAGCGACCCAGCCCAGCCGTCCAATCTGATAATCGCGGGTTTGAAGCTTCTCGATATAGACCTTCCATTCGGAATTGTCCAGAGTCACATCAATGCCCAGATTATTAATCCACATATCCTGGATTGCCTGGGCAATCTTCTGATGGCCTTCGCTCGTGTTGTAGGAGAGGGTCAATGTTGGCAGCTCTGCTGCGCTTGCATAACCCAGTTCTTTCAGTGCCAGCTCCAAATATTGCTTAGCCTGGTCTACAGCATTATCTGGAAAATAGCCTACGGTGTTGTCTTCAAAGATAGTAGGAGGTACAAAGGCCATAGCCGGCAGCTCGCCGCCTTGAGACACATTGTCAATCAGCGACTGGCGATCAATCGCGTAAGCCAGTGCTTTGCGTAGGTTGGTATTGTCGAGTGGGGGTTCATTGATGTTGAGATTGTAGAAATACGTTCCTGCAGAAGCTTGAGCGTTCAATACGCCAGCCTCGCGCAGTGATGCCAGAGTGTCGGTCGGCAGAGCATCGATCGGCTTGCCTGCCCAGTCCAGTTCATTATTCTCATACATGGCGAGGGCGGTGCTCTCGTCATTGACGATCGTCATCACAATCTGATCCAGCTTCACCGTATTTTTGTCCCAATAGTTGTCGTTCTTCTTGAGCAGCAGCTTACTGCTATGCTGCCATTCTGTCAGAACGAACGGGCCGTTCGAGGTATACGCATCACCGGCGTTCTCGGCCCACTTCGGCTGCTCAGCCGCGATCTTGCTGTTGATTGGAAAATAGGTGTAAAAGCTCGTCAGCTCCAGAAAGTAGGGGGTCGGGTTAACCAGCTCGACCTCCAGTGTTTTGTCATTTAAGGCCTTAATCCGAACATTATCCATCGAACCGCTGCTATTTGCTTCCTCGGCCCCTTGTATGTAATAGAGCTGATAGGCATACTTGGCCTCATTATTAGGATCGAGCACCCATTTCCAGGCATATTCGAAATCCTGTGCTGTCACCGGGTCGCCATTGCTCCAGAGCGCATCGCGCAATGTGAAGGTATAGACCTTCTGATCCTCCGAAATATCGATCTTCTCAGCGGCCGCCGGTTCAGGGCTGCCGTCTCTGCCGATGCGGGTCAGTCCCTCAAAGGTCTGGTTCAGCACACCGCCGGACACGTTGTCGCTTGCTAGCCCTGGATGAAGCGCTGGCGGCTCGGAGTGCAGATTGATACGCATCTCGGCCACTGCGGCAGGCGCGTTATCGTCTCCTCTTGGGGCATCCGTGCTGGCAGGCGAATCAGGCTTGCTGCATGCTGACAGCAGCATGCTCGCTGTTAGAACAACAGCTAAAAGGATGGACCATTTTGTTCTCATCGTATTCCTCCCGTATCTTCATGGATTCAAATGGATAAATAGAAGACGGCGGAATGGCGTCGTGGTTCGACCGACCGATTAGATGAGCTGCTTTCGTTATCAAAATGTATATTGTATTCAATGTAATATATATGTCACTATACTTAACAAAGTGACATCTGTCGCTATCGATTCCCCCTCAACTCTTGCATAAAATACCCACCATATTGCAATTTATCCATTTGATAACTCATATTATAGCATCTAAAAAATATAATTCAATAAATTTGGTAATCAGGGAAATAAAATGTTAATTTATATGACATAAAGTGGTCATGAGAAAAAGAGGAGGGGCGCCATAAGCTCTCACCCGTTTCCTCTATGTCCTGAGCCGTATGTTCCGACTTGATCGTTGAATATCTATCAGTATAATACATAAACTCCGCAAAAAATGTCGAAATTTAGTCTAAAAATATAAAATATTTAAATTATGAAATCGATTGTTTAAAATGGAAGCTCGAATTACTGCTCCAACAATTGCCGAACATGCTTCTCGATGCTTTCCGGCGTATCGGTTGGGGCAAAGCGCTTGACGACACGGCCATCACGGTCGATGAGAAACTTGGTGAAGTTCCATTTGATCTGCTTGATGCCGAGTGCGCCTGGAGCTTCGGAGCTCAGATGCTGAAAGAGCGGATGAGCGTTCTTCCCATTGACGTCAATCTTGGAGAACAAGGGGAAGCTGACGCCGTGGTTCAACTCACACGCCTCTGCGATCTGGCTGTCTTCGCTAAGCTCCTGATTCATAAACTGGCTGCTAGGGAAGCCTAACACCTGAAAGCCTTGATCCTTGTAGTTATCATGCAGCTTCTGGAGACCCTTGAATTGAGGCGCGAACCCGCATTTGGTTGCGGTATTGACGATCAGCAGCACCTGGCCTTTGTATTCGTCCATGCCCTGCTCCTGGCCGCGGATCGTAGTGACTGAAATATCATAGAAGCTCATTGTTATTCCTCCTCTTGTAATTACGGAATGGTAGGCCGCTCGAAATATTAATTGTTTACAATTTGATTGTATAAAATTAAAATAAGGATGTCAACCTTCCTATTTCCCCTGCATCTTGATTGCATGCAATTCAATTGTATAATTGGTAGAGGCGGAGCCTTGCCGTGCAGGCGACTCGCCAGGCGGGGGCTTAACCTTCGGCATGGAAGTGACGACTAGCGATAACGAATGAAGGGAGAGACCGCGCAGATGACAGATGAACTGTTTTTGAAGCTGGAGCAGCATCTATGCTTTGTAACTTACGCATGCTCCAAGGAGATCACGAGACGTTATCGCCCGATATTGGAACAATTCGGGCTCACCTATACGCAATATATTACACTGGTCGTTCTATGGGAGGTTGACCCGATCCCGATGAAGGAGCTGGGGGCGAGACTGTATCTTGACTCCGGTACGCTGACACCGCTGCTCAAGAAGCTGGAGGCGATGGAGCTGATTATCCGTAAGCGGGACCTCGCCGATGAGCGGAGCGTGCTGGTTGCGTTGACCCCACAGGGCAGAGAGCTGAAGGCGCAGGTGAAGAATATCCCGCTGCGCCTGTTCGAGCAGAGCCGGGCATCTGCCGAGAAGCTGCAGCATATCCATACCCAGATGGCGGAGCTGCTGCAGATGCTGGAGCAAATGGAAGAGGCGGAGGGATAAATTTTTTGAAACGTCCGGGCTAATGCTGCGTATGGATAAGTATGCAGATTGCAGAATGATCAGAAAGGAAGTGAAGTGATGGAGGTTTACTCGGGGGGAAACACAGATCAGAGACAACCGGGCGGAAAGCCACAGTTGCCTAAGGGCATGGTGCCTAAGATTGTGGGCGGTGTCGCCATTGCTGCAG contains:
- a CDS encoding response regulator, which produces MEDNGRFRVLLVDDHPHGREGMRTVMEIDPVFQVVAEATSGEQAVQLAEELMPDLILMDINMPGIGGLEATQRIKTRLPAIKIVMVTVSDDITDLFEAIKRGAQGYLVKNLNPSSWHEYLRAIAVDEAPMSKELAFRILQEFTSRADGTSPTRPRDEPGKAAAPPPRQPAASPLTPRETEILERVAKGESNREIAALFHLSEHTVKNHLKNILQKLHLDNRVQLARYALEQGLAGERQSGY
- a CDS encoding YcnI family copper-binding membrane protein, whose translation is MKKWLSTAMALMVMLMFASVASAHVTVKPVEVSQGSYEVFTVRVPSENKGTTTQSIEIRVPEGVDILRVEPKPGWTYTLSKEGERITSVAWSAEGEGLKETEFTEFRFQGKVGADATELNWKAYQTYADGSKADWVEAADGQYPASVTAVTPGTGDGHGHGGHGADSSAAQPAASTDAGQPAADSSAASGHAGESAAASPAEAGAASNGLDRGLAIAALALGVIAVIIALVRKPAAK
- a CDS encoding ABC transporter ATP-binding protein, which gives rise to MKEKLVEVMDLKQHFRLDKQQVIKAVDGISFTIYRGETLGLVGESGCGKSTTGRTIIRLYEATGGQVWFDGVDVHARKSRRELKQLNRRMQMIFQDPYASLNPRMTVADIIAEGLDIHELASSRGERMDKVIELLDQVGLHRDFARRYPHEASGGQRQRIGIARALAVGPEFIIADEPISALDVSIQAQIVNLMKKLQRDNDLTYLFIAHDLSMVKYISDRIGVMYFGKLVELAPADELYRNPLHPYTRSLLSAIPLPDPESERTRRREVYDPTTHRYTALEQPSMHEVTPGHFVYCSERELEELTAGRQVIAGGAG
- a CDS encoding ABC transporter ATP-binding protein, yielding MRSKLLEVSDLSVTFRTYAGEVQAVRGISFEVYEGETLAVVGESGSGKSVCAQAIMKLIPSPPGRISGGRITLGPTELTAMTDKQMESVRGSDIGMIFQDPMTSLNPTMRIGKQIAETLIRHQKLSPSAARSHVLELLKLVGIPFPEKRINQYAHEFSGGMRQRAMIAMALAAKPRLLIADEPTTALDVTIQAQILELMKDLQSRFGMSIILITHDLGVVANMADRVAVMYAGQIVEIGTVDEIFYDPRHPYTWGLLASMPHLDQDDESELLDIPGTPPDLAHPPAGDAFAPRNRYALKIDFEEEPPMFRISDTHYAKTWLLHPDAPKVEPPAVVMQRRRQLENAYAKPVSVKGGMDR
- a CDS encoding ABC transporter permease gives rise to the protein MQPTMKDRLQLVGVQSAQADNVSRASMPYWKEVLRRFCGNALAVTGTVLLLLMVIMAIFGPHMTDHDYRTNNLASKNLAPSAEHWFGTDDLGRDVFTRTWEGARISLLIGVSAALIDLAIGVMWGGIAAYRGGRTDEIMMRFADVIYGIPYLLMVILLMVVLGQGLGTMILAMTITGWINMARIVRGQVLSLKNREYVLAARTLGASMPHIMRKHLIPNTIGPILVTMTLTVPTAIFVEAFLSYLGLGLTPPLASWGTMASDGLPALRFYPWRLFFPAFFICVTIFAFNVIGDGLRDALDPKLRK
- a CDS encoding ABC transporter permease, whose translation is MLYYLAKRVGYILLSLWLIVTATFFLMRIAPGNPFTSEKKLPAQIEQNLMAHYGLDKPWYAQYGDYLLNIAKWDFGPSFKYKSQTVNDLIADGFGVSLVLGMEAIFISLAVGVTLGVIAALKHNRWQDYGAMVLAVAGISVPSFIMATFLQYVFAIQLGLFPVARWESFVYTILPALALASTPTAFIARLTRSSMLEVLGNDYIKTAKAKGLSNWTITMRHTIRNAILPVVSYMGPLSASIITGSFVIEKIFGIPGLGSSFVTSISNRDYTVIMGVTVFYSILLLLCILLVDIAYMLIDPRIKLTARKGGAG
- a CDS encoding peptide ABC transporter substrate-binding protein encodes the protein MRTKWSILLAVVLTASMLLSACSKPDSPASTDAPRGDDNAPAAVAEMRINLHSEPPALHPGLASDNVSGGVLNQTFEGLTRIGRDGSPEPAAAEKIDISEDQKVYTFTLRDALWSNGDPVTAQDFEYAWKWVLDPNNEAKYAYQLYYIQGAEEANSSGSMDNVRIKALNDKTLEVELVNPTPYFLELTSFYTYFPINSKIAAEQPKWAENAGDAYTSNGPFVLTEWQHSSKLLLKKNDNYWDKNTVKLDQIVMTIVNDESTALAMYENNELDWAGKPIDALPTDTLASLREAGVLNAQASAGTYFYNLNINEPPLDNTNLRKALAYAIDRQSLIDNVSQGGELPAMAFVPPTIFEDNTVGYFPDNAVDQAKQYLELALKELGYASAAELPTLTLSYNTSEGHQKIAQAIQDMWINNLGIDVTLDNSEWKVYIEKLQTRDYQIGRLGWVADFNDAVNFLETLRDHDGGNNNTGWENAEYKKLLQQSAMESDAAKRRQLLKSAEEILMDEMPIIPIYFYSNTWLQKDYVQDVFIDGLSNIHFKWAYIDK
- a CDS encoding glutathione peroxidase, whose protein sequence is MSFYDISVTTIRGQEQGMDEYKGQVLLIVNTATKCGFAPQFKGLQKLHDNYKDQGFQVLGFPSSQFMNQELSEDSQIAEACELNHGVSFPLFSKIDVNGKNAHPLFQHLSSEAPGALGIKQIKWNFTKFLIDRDGRVVKRFAPTDTPESIEKHVRQLLEQ
- a CDS encoding MarR family winged helix-turn-helix transcriptional regulator, with protein sequence MTDELFLKLEQHLCFVTYACSKEITRRYRPILEQFGLTYTQYITLVVLWEVDPIPMKELGARLYLDSGTLTPLLKKLEAMELIIRKRDLADERSVLVALTPQGRELKAQVKNIPLRLFEQSRASAEKLQHIHTQMAELLQMLEQMEEAEG